The Trichocoleus sp. sequence ATAGGCTGCAAGGCTTCCTGCATTAATGACGCATCTAGCAAAGCGTGGTAATAATGCCATGAAAAAGGACGTACAAAGAGGTTCGGACGCGGTTCAGTGTAGATGGTGTAACGGTAGCGCCTCCATACTGCCGAAAAGCGAGCATGCCAGGTAGAATCTACTGCTGCTGAAGCTCGGACAACGATATCTGAAGAAATGCGATGGTTTAAGATGTCAGCCCAACGATAAGCAGGAATATGAGCAGGAGCATCAAAGTGAGCAACTTGGGCAGCTGCATGAACACCAGCATCAGTCCGCCCTGCACCATGTAGCGTTACTGGACGCCCTACAACAGATTGGATTGCCTGCTCAAGCGCTTCTTGAACAGTATGGTGCTGAGCTTGCCTCTGCCAACCGTGAAAATGAGTGCCCAAGTATTGAATAATTAAGGCTATTCTTTGAGTACCCTCTATTCCTGCCTTCCGAGTTTCTTCAGAAACTTCTACTGAGATTGGCTGACCATCCATAACAGTTAGCAGCTAGCAATCACGTTAATTCGATGATTGCCATTTCAGCATTGTCCCCTCGACGGTTCACAGTGCGAACGACTCGAGTATATCCACCTTGCCGATCGCCATAACGTTCTTTGACCTGCTCAAACAGTCGATGAACTAGCTGTTTGTCATACAAATAACCGAGAGCTTGACGACGGGCGGAAAGAGAGCCGTCTTTGGCTAGTGTAATAATGTGTTCTGCTTCGGAGCGAACTGCTTTAGCTCGAATCTTAGTCGTTGTAATCCGACCATGACGAATCAATTCAGTCGTAAGTGCTCTCAGAAGCGCTTTACGCTGATCAGCAGGTTTGCCTAATTGCGGGACGCGGCAACGGTGACGCATATCGGTAAATCAAGGATAAATGGTGGACGAGATGAATAGAGAAAAACTAGATCAAAGGGATTGAAAGAAGTGAGTTGGTTGCTCTAGCTCGATCGAGAAGACTTGTCATGTGGTAGCGTGATACCAAGTCGGTCTTGTAGAGCCTGAATCACTTCTTCTGCAGATTTAGCTCCAAAGTTTTTAATTTCCAGCAAGTCTTCTTGGGTATAGTCAAGTAGATCTGCTACAGAGTTAATCTGTGCCCGCTTCAAACAGTTGTATGCCCGAACAGAGAGCTGCAATTCCTCGATAGGAATCTGATTCGTCGGATCTTCGACGCTATCATCCATGTCGTCGATTGGCGCAAAGTCAATCTCACGCAGTGGATTGAATAGCTCAACCAAAATGTTTGCAGCCTGGCTTAATGCTTCCTGAGGGGTCAAGCTGCCATTTGTCCAGATCTCCATGATCAAGCGATCTTTTTCCAAAGATCCATCGATTCGAGCGTTCTCGATCGAGTAGTTGACCTTCCGAACAGGCATGAAAACTGAGTCAAGCTGGAGAAAATCTAGAGCAGAATTCTCATCCCGACTTCTTTCGATTGCACGATAGCCAATTCCTTTCTCAATCCGAAACTCCATCTCTAAAGTTGAACCGGGTGAAAGAGTGGCAATGTACTGATCAGAGTTAATGGCTTCCACTTCAGAAGGAAGCTCAAAATAGGCAGCTGTCACAGTTGCAGGACCTTCAACTCTGACTCGACCAATCTGCGGTTGAAATGAATAACTTTTCAGTACGACTTCCTTCATGTTTAGCAGAATGTCAAGAACATCCTCCCTCACCCCAGGAATCGTCATAAATTCATGAGTTACCCCAGCAATCCGAACCGCAGTAACTGCTGCTCCCTCTAAATTAGACAGAAGAACCCGTCGCAGTGAATTGCCGACAGTGATTCCCTGTCCCCTCTCTAAAGGTCCAATTACAAACTTACTATATGAGCTACGATCGTGCCCAGAATCAGACTCTACGCACTCAACTTGAAACTGTGCCACAGTTCAACCTCCCTTCTCCTTACGCTTTGGAAACTAAGCCGTACCCGACCTGCTCCCAACCTCCCCCATCTCGCATCAATCAACAAATGCTTTACCATCCAAACGTGAAGCTTAAACGCGGCGACGCTTGGGTGGGCGGCAACCATTATGAGGAATGGGTGTTACATCTCGAATCAATGTGATTTCCAACCCTGCTCCTTGCAGCGCCCGAATCGCGGTTTCTCGACCTGAACCAGGACCACTCACCATCACCTCAATCTGACGCATCCCTTGATCCGTAGCGCGACGAGCCGCATTTTCAGCCGCAGTTTGGGCTGCAAAAGGAGTTCCCTTCTTAGCTCCCTTAAATCCGCTTGAACCTGAAGAAGCCCATGAGATTGCTTCACCGTTCGCATCGGTGATCGTGACGATCGTGTTATTGAAAGTCGACTGGATGTGAGCTACACCACTAGGAACATTCCGCTTTTGCTTCTTAGGTCCAGTCTTTTTACTTGGTTGTCGTGCCATCTCTAATCGCCTTCAGATAAATAGATACCTAACGCACATGGATCGATAAAAATATTCACGTGCGGCTCAAAAGAATACTTATCTGGTCACTAGACTGTTGCCTAGCGCTTACCCTGTGATAAGCAATCTACCACTGCTCCTAGACAAAACAGGGAGACAGATGCCCTAGAGAGCCTGTCGCCCAGTAGCTGTAATCAATGACTACTTCTTAGGAGCTTTCTTCTTCCCTGCTACAGTCCGGCGACCACCCCGGCGAGTACGAGCATTCGTTCTAGTCCGTTGACCCCGGACAGGCAACCCTAGCCGATGGCGACGACCTCGATATGAGCCAATGTCCATCAATCGCTTGATGTTCATCGCTTCTAATCGTCTTAGATCACCTTCAATCTCATAATCAGTCTCGACCGTTTCTCTGAGTGCTGCAACTTCAGCATCAGACAAATCCTTGATTCTTGTATCTGGACTTACACCAGTTTTAGCAAGTATCTCTTTGGAGCGGGTTGGTCCAATTCCATAGATATAGGTCAGACCTATCTCAACACGCTTATCGCGTGGAAGGTCTACTCCGGCAATTCGTGCCACGTCTTCTGCTCTCCCAATCTAGTTTCCTGACAAATAACTAACTCTGAATCCCCAGAAAATTTGCTCGATTAGAGCGAAAATCAAGCAAGCTTTCCCAGGCTTGGAATCCCTAACCTTGGCGTTGCTTGTGCTTTGGATTAGAGCAAATCACCATTACCCTGCCGCGTCTACGGATAACACGACACTTTTCACACATTCTACGAACAGATGCTCGGACTTTCATGCCCTAAAATACGAAGACTACAAAACTGAAATCCTATCAAATTTATATTGTTTTGTCAACAAAACTTACTACTAGAGCAGAAGCAAATCCCAGATGAATCGATTTCCTGCCTAGTCTTTACTACCTGTTTCCCCGCAATAAGTACTGCTATTTCTTGCGTAAACGGTAGGTAATTCGCCCTTTTGTTAAATCGTAAGGAGTTAATTCCACCTTAACTCTGTCACCAGGCAAGATCTTGATGTAGTTACGCCGGATCTTACCTGATATGTGAGCTAGAACATTAAACCCATTATCCAAGTCAACTCGAAACATTGCGTTTGGCAGTGAGTCGGTGACGGTCCCTTCCATTTCAATAAGATCTTGTTTAGACAACGCGCTTTTCCCTTATGAGACACAACAAATTGAACACAGCTTGACAAACGCTATTCTATCCAGTATAGCTGCTCAATAAAGTATATAGGGCTTCTAGACTAGGCAATGCCTAAAAGTCTTGACAGGACTAGATTCCCCTACTTAGCTTAGTAGATTTTGAAGCAAATACAGCTCGAGAAGAACGTGAAGGGGCTGTTTCTAAAAAACGGAGCTGAGATAAGCCCTATTTCGACTGGACAAGGTGTTGAATTTCTGTCGTCACAGCTTCTACATGACGATCGCCATGAACCGAAAGTAGCTGGTTGCGCTTCTGGTAAAAGTCAATGAGGGGGGTAGTTTGTTCTCGATAAACGTCTAGACGATGACGAATGACTTGCTCATTGTCATCTTGGCGACCACGTTGAAGTAGGCGAGCAATGAGTACTTCATCCGGAACATCAAAGTTAATGACGTAATTGTAGGATTGATGAATCTCTTGCAAAAGCTGATCGAGAAACACTGCTTGTGCTGTGGTTCGGGGGAATCCATCCAAAATCCACCCTGGCTCAACATCATCTTGATGCAAGCGCTCTCGCACCATCTCCAAAATAAGTTGATCAGGCACAAGTTCCCCTTTATCCATATAAGCTTGTGCTTTTTGTCCCAGTTCAGTTTTTTGCGAAACAGCAGCCCGCAAAATATCACCCGTGGAGATGTGAGGGATACCAAAACATGCTGCCAAGGCTTGTGCCTGTGTTCCTTTTCCTGCTCCTGGAGGTCCCAAAAAGATCAATCGAACCACTATTGTTTCACCATTCCTTCGTAGCGTTGAGAAATCACATAAGTTTGGATTTGCTTTGCAGTATCGATCGCAACACCCACTAGGATGAGCAGTGAAGTTGCTCCTAACCCTTGAAAAGTTCTAACCTGGGTTGCTCCTTCAACAGCTGTTGGAATAATTGCAACTAAACCTAGAAAAATTGCACCTAGAAAAGTTAAGCGGTTTAGAACTTTTTCGATGTAATCACTGGTTGCCTTACCTGGACGGATTCCTGGAATGCTTGCTCCCATCTTCTTCAGGTTCTGAGACATCTCAATGGGATTAACAATAAGGGATGTGTAGAAGTAGCTGAAGAACAGAATCAGTACAAGATACAGAACAATATTTAGCCAATGCCCAGGACTGAGGTAGCGAACAGCCTGAATTAAAACTGGATTGTTAGGAAAGAAGTTGACGAGGGAAGCAGGTAGGAATAGAACCATGTATGAAAAAATAATTGGCATTACTCCACCCTGGTTCAATCGCAGGGGCAGATAACTGCTCTTTTCCAGGTACAACCGACGACCAACTTGACGGCGAGCGGAAATAATCGGAATTCGCCGAGTGCCTTCTTGAACAAAGACAATGCCAACAATCATTGCTAGAAAAACTAGCAGCAGGATAATGACTCCTCCAACCAAGCTTCGATCGCCACTTTGAGCAAGATCAATGGTTTGACCTAGCGAGCGCGGAAGGGTTGAAACAATACTGACAAAGATTAGTAAGGAAGCTCCATTGCCAATGCCACGTTCTGTAATTAGCTCACCAACCCACATGACAAACATGGAGCCTGCCGTTAAAGCAAGCACAGTTTGAGCGACAAACAAGGGACCAGGATTTTCTGCATATCGGCTGAGCAACAGCGAAATGCCAATGCTTTGGAAGATCGCCCATCCTACTGCGACATAGCGGGTGATTTGAGAGATTTTACGTCTTCCTGCTTCTCCCTCGTTTTTTTGCAAGTCTTCAAGGCTAGGAACTGCCGTTGCCAAAAGCTGCATAATAATTGAGGCATTGATGTAAGGCAAAATTCCTAGAGCAAATATACCAACTGCAGAGATACCGCCCCCAGCCAGGACATCCAGAATACCAATTAAATTCGCGAGCCCGCTCCCTTGAAGTCCTTGTTGAAATGCAGCGCGATCGATTCCTGGAATTGGAATGTAAATACCTAATCTAATTAGAACCAGCATACCGATAGTGACAAGCAGCCGACCTCTCAATCCAGCTGCTTGCGCCATTTGCATAAATGTTTCTTGCGCTGTCGGAGTTTTGTCTCGACTAACGACCATACAGGGGTACCTCCAATTGTTTCGGCAGATCTGCCGCACTAACCAAAATGGCGTAACTTATACTCTAATACCCTAGTGTAAAAGTTTTACCCTACTAAGAACAACACCAGATTGCTCTGGTGATGTTGATCTCAGGACTATGATGTCTGGGGGATATTAAGAGCACAAGCAGTTCTAGCTTACGATTTCACAGCTACCGCCAGCCGCTTCAATTTTGGCACGAGCAGATTTGGTAAATGCTGCTGCTTGTACGTTCAATGCCACACTTAAGTCACCATCTCCTAAAACTTTGAGAGGACCATCATCAGTTGTAACAATACCATCAGAGATTAGTGATGCTAGTGTCACATTGCTGTTTGCTGCAACTGGCTCAAGGTCACTCAGGTTGATGATGGTGTACTGCTTGCGGTTAATTAGCTGAAAATGCTTGAGTTTGGGAATACGCCGATAGAGAGGCATTTGACCGCCTTCAAACCCTGGGCGAGTTCCACTACCAGAGCGAGATTTCTGACCGCGCATTCCAAACCCGCAACTTGCTCCTTGTCCTGCTGAAATACCACGACCGACTCGGCGGCGGCGTTTCTGAGAACCTTGTTTCGGTGAAGCGTCTTCTAGTCTCATAGTTGATAAGAGGGAGTAGCAAAAAGATCAAGACAATTTCTGCAATTTCACAATATGGTTGTGCTTGAAGAAACGAGTCATCGGACAAATTTATTATCCGTACAAGCTCTCTACTGGAACTCCTCGCTCTTCTGCTACCTCAGCAAATGTACGTAAAGATGCTAAAGCATTCGCGGCAGCACGAGCATTGTTGAGGGGATTGCCAGAACCTAGCTGCTTTGCCAGAATGTTCTTCACTCCTGCAAGCTCGAGAACAGTACGAACTGCCCCCCCAGCAATTACACCTGTACCTGGTGCAGCAGGGCGCATCATTACTTTCGCACCTCCTCCACTGCCATTGACAGGATGAGGAATAGAGTTTGCTTTTGTGAGAGGCACATCAATCAAGTGCTTTTTGCCATCCGCTACTCCTTTACGGACAGCACCAATAACATCACTTGCTTTTCCAACCCCTACGCCAACTTGTCCCTTCTCGTTACCGACAATTACGATCGCTCGGAAGCTTAATTTTTTGCCTCCCTTTACCACCTTGGTTACACGGCGGATTTGAACAACACGCTCTTGCCAGTCAGTTTCCTTTTCCTTAGTACGGCTACTCTTACGACGATTCGCCATGATATCTATTTCCTTAATTCCTAACGAGTTTTTGACTTCGTTATCGTGTTGCCTGGAAGACCTAATTAGAAGCTAAGCCCGCCTTCCCGGGCAGCATCTGCTAGTGCCTTAATGCGTCCGTGGTAGAGATTTCCACCACGATCAAAAACAACTTGCTGAATGCCCTTGGCGATCGCACGCTCGGCAATTAGTTGTCCTACCTTAACAGAAGCTTCACAGTTTGCACCGGTTGCAAGATCTGGCTTGAGATCTGCCTCAAGCGTTGAAGCAGCAGCAAGCGTGTGATGGCGGGTATCATCAATTACTTGCACATAGATGTGTTGATTTGAACGAAACACAGCCAATCTAGGACGCTCTGAGGTCCCAAAGACTTTGCGACGAACCCGACGATGGCGTCGCTGAACAGATTCCTTACGAGTCAGTTTCATTACTTCTTACCTGCCTTTCCAGCCTTACGTCTGACGAGTTCGCCTGCGTAACGGATACCTTTACCCTTATAAGGTTCAGGGGGACGAACAGAGCGAATTTTTGCGGCTACGTTACCGACATCCTCTTTATTAATTCCGGTAACAACAACGTTTGTGTTATTTTCAACCGCTAACTGAATACCGTCAGGTGGTTCAATCTGTACAGGGTGGCTGTATCCAACACTAAGTACTAAGTTGCGTCCCTGAACCTGAGCACGATAACCGACGCCCTGAATCTCTAAGCGGCGTTGGAACCCCTGCGAGACCCCTTCAACCATGTTTGCAACCAGCGTCCGAGACAGGCCGTGTCGCTGGCGCGCTGCACGAGATTCATTGCGACGAGTAACGAGAATGGTTTCGCCTTCCTGGGTAATTTCGACTTCAGCAGGCAGGCTTCTAGAGAGTTCCCCTTTCGGTCCTTTTACTGTAACCTGCTGCCCATCTAAAGCAATTGTTACTTTTTGAGGGATAGGGATAGGGCGCTTGCCAATACGAGACATGACAGTTTCTCCTGAATAAAGCTTTTAGCTACTCAAAGGCTGTGCTGCCTTACCAGATATAGCAAAGTACTTCACCACCAAGCCCCTGGCGACGCGCATCGCGATCGGTCATGATGCCACTGGAGGTAGAAATGATTGCGATACCGATGCCACCAAGAACACGAGGGAGTTCCTTGCGGTTAGAGTAGACGCGCAGTCCGGGTTTGCTAACCCGCTTTAAGGCATTGATAATAGGACGACGATTCTTGCCTTTGTACTTTAGTGAGACGACAAGCGTCCGCTTTACGCCTTCCTCTTGCTCATTGAAGTCTGTGATAAATCCTTCTTCACGTAAAACTCTAGCAATGCTGCGAGTCATCTTAGTGGATGGAATTTCTGTAGTTTGATGCCGCGCCATATTTGCATTGCGGATGCGCGTCAGCATATCTGAAATTGTGTCGTTAGCCGCCATAGTTTCCTCTTTACGAAACTGCCTCAGATTTCTCGGAAGGGCATGCCTAGTTCTTTAAGCAAGGCGCGACCCTCTTCATCGGTGTTGGCTGTTGTGATGATCGAAATATCCATTCCTCGAATTTGATCAATGGAGTCGTACTCCATTTCAGGAAAGATAAGTTGCTCACGGACGCCCAATGTATAGTTACCGCGACCATCAAAGCTCTTTGGGCTGACACCTCGGAAGTCACGAATTCTTGGGAGAGCAAGATTAAGTAAGCGATCCAAGAAGGCATACATGCGATCGGATCGCAGCGTTACCATAATTCCCACTGGCATTCCTTGGCGAAGCTTGAAACCTGCGATTGCCTTTTTTGCTCGGGTAACAACAGGTTTCTGTCCAGTGATTAGAGCAATCTCGTTTATTGAGGACTCAAGTGCCTTTGCATTTTGTGATGCTTCACCTAATCCCCGATTGACCGTAACCTTAACAAGCTTAGGAACTTGATGGACGTTTTCATACTTAAACTGCTCTGTCAGCTTAGGTATAACTTTGTCTTGGTAAAGTGCCTTTAGTTTCTCTGCCATAAATTTTGTCCTTCCTTTTCCCTGGGCTTGGTCAGGGATTTTGAACAAGTTGCTTGAAGCTCCAAGCGACTCAGCCTAGAGGACTGAGAACTCAAGCAAAATTTAGTCAATCACTTCTCCAGTCTTCTTCAGCATCCGTACTTTACGTCCGTCTGCATTGAAGGTGTAGCAAACTCGACTAGCAACCTTTTGTTGAGTAGAGTAAAGCATCACATTTGAACTGTGAATAGGAGCTTCAAAGGTTTGAATTTGCCCTGATTCACCTTCCTGCTGAGGCTTAACGTGCTTAGTACGAACATTCACACCCTTGATTACAACCTTGCTGGTTTCAGGAAATGTTGTTAGTACTTCGCCAATTTTGCCTTTCTCTTTGCCCGAGATGACCTGGACGGTATCGCCCTTCTTGATATGCATCTTGTAGCGAGTTTTAGTTCCTTTCAGCATCACAGCACCTCCGGAGCCAAGGAAATAATTTTCGTGAAGTTTTTATCACGCAGTTCGCGCGCAACTGGACCAAACACCCGAGTGCCTCTTGGGTTGCCCTCTGCATTGATAATGACTGCTGCATTATCATCAAAGCGAATGCTCATACCGCTATCCCGTCGAAGTCCTTTTTTTGTCCGTACTACAACAGCACGAACAACATCAGACTTTTTGACCGCCATATTTGGAATTGCGTCTTTAACCACCGCAATAATGACATCGCCTACATTGGCATAGCGGCGATTACCGCCCAATACTCGAATGCACATCAACTTACGTGCGCCGCTGTTATCTGCCACATTCAGGTAAGTTTCTTGCTGAATCATGGTTAGCCTCCCTTAACTGATCGTCTCAACATAAATTAGACGTTTGCGGCATTTTCAAGGACATCGACAACAGCCCAGCGCTTGGTACGGCTGAGGGGTCGAGTTTCTTGAATCCGAACCCGATCGCCCACCCGACACTTGTTCTCTTCGTCGTGAGCCTTGTACCGCTTGGTTCGAACCATAATCTTGCGGTATTTAGGGTGAGGTGCACGGTTTTCAACGGCAACAACTACCGTTTTGTCCATTTTGTCGCTAACGACCAAGCCAACCCGTTCTTTAACTGCCATTGCCTATTCCTCCTGTGCAGCAGATTGAGCATTCGCTATCTGCCGTTCCCGCTCTATAGTCATCAATTGCGACAGTCGATGGCGAAGATGTTTGAATTGATGAGGCTTTTCCAAGCGACGAGTCGCCTTTTGAAAGCGCAATTGAAACAATTCTTTCTTGACTGATACAATTTGCTCACTGATCTCAGCATCGTTGAGATCTCGAATTTCCCCAATTTTAGGCAGAGCCATAATTACGACTCCTCTGCTTCGCGCATAATGAACTTCGTCTTGATAGGCAGCTTGAAGGATGCAAGTCGCATTGCTTCACGAGCAGTCGCTTCAGGAACTCCAGCGATCTCAAACATAATCCGACCTGGTTTCACCACTGCAACCCAGAACTCAGGATTCCCTTTACCGGAACCCATGCGAGTTTCAGCAGGACGCATTGTTACAGGCTTATCTGGAAATATCCGGATCCAGATTTTGCCACCGCGACGAATATAGCGAGTCATTGCTCGACGACTAGCTTCTATCTGGCGGGAGGTGATCCAAGAAGGTTCAAGGGCTTGCAGTGCGAAATCACCGAAGCTGATCTCATTTCCTGAAGTTGCCAACCCAGTCATCCGTCCGCGCTGTTGCTTACGGAATTTAGTTCTTCTAGGACTTAACATCTTGAGTACCTTTGAACTGAGATTTCAAAATTCAGAATTGGAACTGGATTAACAGCGAGTTCCTTTTCTGTCTACGCTTCATTAGAGCGATCTTCGTATTGTTGACGGCGACGCGGTTGGCGACGACGCGGTTGATTGGCTGGAGTAGTTGGAGCAACTTCTTCCTGTCCAGGAATGATTTCTCCTTTGAAAACCCAAACCTTGATCCCCAGAATTCCATAGATGGTCTGGGCTGTCTTGTAGGAAAAATCAATGTCAGCGCGAAGTGTATGAAGAGGAACCTTGCCTTCACGGGTATATTCCGTGCGGGCAATTTCAGCCCCGTTCAAGCGACCACTAACCTGGATTTTAATGCCCTCGATTCCTGCCCGTTGCGCTCTTTGAATCGCTTGCCGCACAACTCGACGGAAAGAAACCCGTCGTTCTAGCTGTTGGGCAACATACTCAGCAATTAAAGAAGCGTCTGCATCAACGCGTGCAACTTCAACAACATTGATCCGAATCTGACGGTTGCTATCGCCTAGAGCCTTTTGAAGCCCTACCCGAAGCTCTTCAATTCCCTGTCCACCACGACCTACAACAACACCCGGACGAGCGGTATGAATTTCTAGGTCAATCTGATCTGCTTTACGTTCAATTCGAATTTGAGCAATACCAGGGCTTTCTAGGCTCTTGAGCTTCATAGGGTTCTTTTCCAGGAAGTTCCGAATGGTATAGTCTTCCTGTAAAAGTTTGGGGTAACGACTGGAATCAGCAAACCAGCGAGAGCGATGCTCCTGAGTAATGCCGAGCCGGAAACCGACTGGATGAATTTTTTGTCCCACGATGCGTCCTCGTAATCACTAAATGAATTTTGGGATTTGCTCCAGCAGAGTTCGACCTACTCTGCAGTTTCTGCGCCAGGAGCAACGACGATTGTGATATGGCAGGTTGGTTTGCGGATTTGATAAGCCCGTCCCTGAGCGCGAGGACGGAACCGCTTCAACACAGGGCCTTGATCTGCAAATGCCTGAGTGATGACAAGATCACCAGGTGTATATCCGGCATTGTGTTCTGCGTTTGCGACTGCAGAGCGCAAAACCTTCAGCACCGGATCGCAGGCGCGATAAGGCATAAATTCCAGAATAATCAGGGCCTCTCGGTAAGACCGTCCCCGAATTTGGTCGAGAACGCGACGTACCTTAAAGGGGGACATTCGGATATAGCGGGCAACCGCTTTGACTTCTTCAGAACTAATAATTGGCATAACTTCCTCCCTGGCTTATAGCGATGGGCATAAGCTTGAACCCGAATCTTGAAATCGCTACTTGCTACTTTTTATCGACGCGCTTTCTTATCGCTCTTGGCATGACCTCGGAAGGTTCGAGTTGGTGCAAATTCACCAAGCTTGTGACCAACCATTTGCTCTGTTACATAGACAGGAACATGTTGTCGTCCATTATGGACAGCGATCGTATGCCCAATCATTTGCGGGAGGATGGTTGAAGCCCTAGACCAAGTTTTAATTACCTGCTTCTCGCCTTTGGCGTTCAGGTTTTCAACTTTCTTAAGTAGATGATCCGCAACAAACGGACCTTTTTTGAGAGAGCGAGACATAGGTACTAACTAACCTTTGATGAATGTCAGACCTGAATATGATACTGATTGGAGGGATGCAAGGCTTCCAGCGAGTTTTACCAACGCTGAATTGCCTTACTTATGACTCCCGTCCGCCTCTACCCCGCTTCGATGTACGACGACGACGACGAACGATCAAGGCATTGCTCAACTTCTTCTTCTTACGAGTCTTAGCACCCAGAGCTGGCTTACCCCAAGGAGTTACAGGACCAGAGCGACCAATTGGTGCTCGTCCCTCACCACCACCATGTGGGTGATCTACCGGGTTCATCACGCTGCCTCGCACCTCTGGTCTACGTCCTTTCCAACGCTTCCGACCAGCCTTGCCAAGGCTAATGTTTCTGGCATCTGCGTTGCCAACTTGCCCGATCGTGGCGTAGCATTCACGGCGAACTAACCGTACTTCGGTTGAAGGAAGTCGCAGAGTGACAAAATTTCCTTCTTTTGCCACAACCTGAGCACCAGTTCCGGCGGCTCGAACAATCTGCCCCCCTTTACCAGGAACGAGTTCAACATTGTGAACGATCGTACCTAGAGGCATGTTCCCCAAGGGTAGAGCATTACCAATCTCGAAAGGAGCCTCAGATCCAGCCAAGACAGTTGCGCCGACTTGCAGGTTCGCGGGGTGAATGATATAACGCTTCTCACCATCTTGATAGTGAAGTAGCGCAATCCGAGCGTTCCGGTTGGGATCGTATTCAATCGCTGCGACCTTTGCAGGAATATTTCGCTTATCGCGACGAAAATCGATAATCCGATAAAGCCGCTTATGTCCACCTCCCCGGTGGCGACAAGTGACTACACCCCGATTGTTGCGACCTTTTTTTCGATGAACCGATACAGTCAGTGACTTTTCCGGCTCAGTCTTCGTAATTTCTGCAAAATCTAGAACCGACCGCTCACGGGTGCCGGGGGTGTAAGGTCGGTAGTTTCTAATACCCATAATTTAAACTCTTCAGGAATTAGACTTCGGGGAATAGCGTGATGGAATCGTCGCCTGCAAGTGTGATAATCGCCCGCTTATAGTGAGGACGGTTTCCCATAAATCGACCAACACGACGCGATTTCTCAGGTGGATTCATCGTATTTACTTTGACCACCTTGACATTGAACAACTCTTCGATCGCTGCCTTGATCTGTGTCTTGGTTGCTCTGGGATCAACCTCAAAGACATATTTATTGTCTTCTAGAAGACGGGTTGCCTTCTCAGTGATTAAGGGACGACGTACCAAGTCTGGGAGTGAACGAGCATCAATCTTCACCGTAAACCTCCTGAATCTTGGTAATTGCAGATTGAGTTGCAACAATTCGATCTGCTGCCAAAATGTCAAATATATTTAGATTGTCTGCCTTAATTAGACGAAGACTACCAATATTCCGAGATGAAAGATAGACGTTTTCATCCCGAGCAGCAACGATGAGCAGAATTTTTGATTCTGGCTCAACTCCCCAACGGATCAATGCTTGCACAAGTTCCTTGGTTTTAGGACGAGGCAAACTGTCAGCGAAATCTTGCACGACAACCAAGTCAGCGGAACGTCCTTGCAACGCAGTACGTAATGCTGAACGGCGTTCCTTCCGGTTCATTTTTGTAGAATAATCCCGGGGCTTAGGT is a genomic window containing:
- the truA gene encoding tRNA pseudouridine(38-40) synthase TruA, with translation MDGQPISVEVSEETRKAGIEGTQRIALIIQYLGTHFHGWQRQAQHHTVQEALEQAIQSVVGRPVTLHGAGRTDAGVHAAAQVAHFDAPAHIPAYRWADILNHRISSDIVVRASAAVDSTWHARFSAVWRRYRYTIYTEPRPNLFVRPFSWHYYHALLDASLMQEALQPMLGRQHLAAFHRAQSSRAHSWVDVQVAECIRQGSFIQVELQASGFLYGMMRLLVGMLVEVGSGVRTPREFTEIWQGQRRDLVKYAAPPQGLCLLRVGYPEFPFPPEIWFDTQPKFVLPNVASTCAI
- the rplQ gene encoding 50S ribosomal protein L17 translates to MRHRCRVPQLGKPADQRKALLRALTTELIRHGRITTTKIRAKAVRSEAEHIITLAKDGSLSARRQALGYLYDKQLVHRLFEQVKERYGDRQGGYTRVVRTVNRRGDNAEMAIIELT
- a CDS encoding DNA-directed RNA polymerase subunit alpha → MAQFQVECVESDSGHDRSSYSKFVIGPLERGQGITVGNSLRRVLLSNLEGAAVTAVRIAGVTHEFMTIPGVREDVLDILLNMKEVVLKSYSFQPQIGRVRVEGPATVTAAYFELPSEVEAINSDQYIATLSPGSTLEMEFRIEKGIGYRAIERSRDENSALDFLQLDSVFMPVRKVNYSIENARIDGSLEKDRLIMEIWTNGSLTPQEALSQAANILVELFNPLREIDFAPIDDMDDSVEDPTNQIPIEELQLSVRAYNCLKRAQINSVADLLDYTQEDLLEIKNFGAKSAEEVIQALQDRLGITLPHDKSSRSS
- the rpsK gene encoding 30S ribosomal protein S11, whose product is MARQPSKKTGPKKQKRNVPSGVAHIQSTFNNTIVTITDANGEAISWASSGSSGFKGAKKGTPFAAQTAAENAARRATDQGMRQIEVMVSGPGSGRETAIRALQGAGLEITLIRDVTPIPHNGCRPPKRRRV
- the rpsM gene encoding 30S ribosomal protein S13 — protein: MARIAGVDLPRDKRVEIGLTYIYGIGPTRSKEILAKTGVSPDTRIKDLSDAEVAALRETVETDYEIEGDLRRLEAMNIKRLMDIGSYRGRRHRLGLPVRGQRTRTNARTRRGGRRTVAGKKKAPKK
- the rpmJ gene encoding 50S ribosomal protein L36 → MKVRASVRRMCEKCRVIRRRGRVMVICSNPKHKQRQG
- the infA gene encoding translation initiation factor IF-1, which gives rise to MSKQDLIEMEGTVTDSLPNAMFRVDLDNGFNVLAHISGKIRRNYIKILPGDRVKVELTPYDLTKGRITYRLRKK
- a CDS encoding adenylate kinase, encoding MVRLIFLGPPGAGKGTQAQALAACFGIPHISTGDILRAAVSQKTELGQKAQAYMDKGELVPDQLILEMVRERLHQDDVEPGWILDGFPRTTAQAVFLDQLLQEIHQSYNYVINFDVPDEVLIARLLQRGRQDDNEQVIRHRLDVYREQTTPLIDFYQKRNQLLSVHGDRHVEAVTTEIQHLVQSK
- the secY gene encoding preprotein translocase subunit SecY, with the translated sequence MVVSRDKTPTAQETFMQMAQAAGLRGRLLVTIGMLVLIRLGIYIPIPGIDRAAFQQGLQGSGLANLIGILDVLAGGGISAVGIFALGILPYINASIIMQLLATAVPSLEDLQKNEGEAGRRKISQITRYVAVGWAIFQSIGISLLLSRYAENPGPLFVAQTVLALTAGSMFVMWVGELITERGIGNGASLLIFVSIVSTLPRSLGQTIDLAQSGDRSLVGGVIILLLVFLAMIVGIVFVQEGTRRIPIISARRQVGRRLYLEKSSYLPLRLNQGGVMPIIFSYMVLFLPASLVNFFPNNPVLIQAVRYLSPGHWLNIVLYLVLILFFSYFYTSLIVNPIEMSQNLKKMGASIPGIRPGKATSDYIEKVLNRLTFLGAIFLGLVAIIPTAVEGATQVRTFQGLGATSLLILVGVAIDTAKQIQTYVISQRYEGMVKQ